In Roseofilum casamattae BLCC-M143, one genomic interval encodes:
- the upp gene encoding uracil phosphoribosyltransferase, protein MTSQLHVHVPPHPLIQHWLAVSRDRQTPSALFRTAMTELGRWLTYEAIRDWLPTFDTTIETPLAPCAGTLVNPEIPVAVVPILRAGLALLDGAQALLPLAKVYHLGLARDEETLEANCYLNKLPEQFAPQTRILIPEPMLATGGSIIYTLGELTKRGINPEFIRIVSVVAAPPALDKLNKQYSALKIYTACIDPELNDRGFIVPGLGDAGDRTFGT, encoded by the coding sequence ATGACCTCTCAACTGCACGTCCACGTTCCGCCTCATCCCCTCATTCAACATTGGCTCGCTGTATCGCGCGATCGCCAAACCCCCAGCGCTCTGTTTCGTACAGCCATGACCGAACTGGGGCGATGGCTCACCTACGAAGCAATCCGGGACTGGCTGCCTACCTTTGACACCACCATCGAAACGCCCCTAGCGCCCTGTGCGGGAACTCTGGTCAATCCGGAAATCCCCGTGGCTGTGGTTCCCATTCTGCGCGCCGGACTCGCCCTCCTCGATGGCGCCCAAGCTCTGCTCCCTCTCGCCAAAGTTTACCATCTGGGACTCGCGCGCGATGAAGAAACTCTGGAAGCCAATTGTTACCTGAATAAACTGCCAGAACAATTTGCGCCGCAAACCCGAATTCTGATTCCCGAACCCATGCTGGCCACTGGCGGCAGCATTATCTATACATTAGGAGAACTCACCAAACGCGGGATTAATCCCGAATTTATCCGGATCGTTTCCGTCGTCGCCGCTCCTCCAGCTCTGGATAAACTGAATAAACAGTACAGTGCCCTAAAAATCTACACCGCTTGCATCGATCCAGAACTAAACGATCGTGGGTTTATCGTACCCGGACTCGGAGATGCAGGCGATCGCACGTTTGGTACTTAG